A window of Methanolobus sediminis contains these coding sequences:
- a CDS encoding class I SAM-dependent methyltransferase, whose translation MELQQKDNISNLVDCWNKASRNGLNILDEGRMAEVWNKRSVSYARTMENDRRHKKTDQILSFLDECGFKPEGAKVLDIGCGPGTLSLPLSRMGADVTSLDISSGMLERLKDSVKEEALPIDIIECSWWTADIDELGFRNEFDLVIASMTPGIRDVENFERMMACSKKFCYYSNFLRREEDKAYRDIRSSILGEKSENNMNGMNFPFMYLYLAGYRPSVKINHDEWKEEASWQETADRAIDFIGRGRDFDDETKQMILDYYQNAATDGMYLSESDVYTGMMVWEV comes from the coding sequence ATGGAATTGCAGCAAAAAGATAATATCAGCAACCTTGTAGATTGCTGGAACAAAGCCTCCAGAAACGGATTGAATATTCTGGATGAAGGCAGGATGGCAGAAGTCTGGAACAAACGTTCTGTGAGCTATGCCAGAACTATGGAAAATGACAGAAGACATAAGAAAACCGACCAGATCCTTTCATTCCTTGATGAATGCGGCTTTAAGCCGGAAGGAGCAAAGGTTCTGGACATCGGATGCGGACCAGGAACCCTCTCCCTTCCTCTTTCAAGAATGGGAGCAGATGTGACCTCCCTTGACATATCTTCCGGAATGCTCGAAAGATTGAAAGATTCCGTAAAGGAGGAGGCGCTCCCAATAGACATCATTGAATGCTCTTGGTGGACAGCAGATATAGATGAGCTTGGATTCAGGAATGAGTTCGATCTTGTAATTGCCTCCATGACACCTGGAATAAGAGACGTTGAGAACTTCGAGCGAATGATGGCCTGCTCAAAGAAGTTCTGTTACTACAGCAACTTCCTGAGAAGAGAAGAGGATAAAGCATACCGTGATATCCGAAGCTCAATACTCGGTGAAAAGTCTGAGAACAACATGAATGGAATGAATTTCCCCTTCATGTACCTCTATCTCGCGGGCTACAGGCCGTCTGTCAAAATCAACCATGACGAATGGAAAGAGGAAGCAAGCTGGCAGGAAACTGCTGACCGTGCAATAGATTTCATAGGACGTGGCCGGGATTTTGATGATGAGACAAAACAAATGATTTTGGATTACTATCAAAACGCTGCGACTGATGGGATGTACCTTTCAGAGTCGGATGTGTACACCGGCATGATGGTCTGGGAAGTTTAA
- a CDS encoding ABC transporter substrate-binding protein — translation MDKKRLLVLFSAFLISLVLMTAGCVDQKSTQNSITTAGTATVSEKVDVVRLSGGDYGYPQPFSIYPRGPGSSKVGMIFDSLVERDEVGIIPWLAESWEINSDGTEYTFYLREDVSWNDGEPFTANDVKFTFDYEQEYVPISGGMETGVVDSVQVVDNNTVKFILTQPVCTFLYKMTGFKIIPQHIYKDVTDPASFLDPEAVTGTGPFLLEEYNLEHGTYRFVTNENFWGPDTAVEAVEFIPVSDELVSFEQGEIDFTSVSPDTLDRFTSDSDIRVVQQPAFWGYQFYFNMNKCTELNEKKIRQAFVYAIDREELVEKIGRGAGKPGEMGILPEDHIWYNSDQTAYEYDPVKAGELLEEAGWTDTDGDGIRDKDGEKLSYVLSLGSSEVRIGELIKERLSEVGIDVQLQALESKSRDANLKTGDFELAISGFGGWGKDADYLRTRYCDETSETNSVSSAASVFGYHNDTLNALGAQELQELDDEERKEIVYEMQTVLAEDIPAIPLYYTTSYDAWHISKYDGWINMYDHHARTHSILSYIQRDGIAAKR, via the coding sequence ATGGATAAAAAAAGGTTGTTGGTATTATTTTCAGCATTCCTGATATCTCTGGTCTTAATGACAGCAGGTTGTGTTGACCAGAAAAGTACTCAAAACAGTATTACGACTGCAGGCACAGCTACTGTATCAGAGAAAGTGGATGTTGTTCGTTTGAGCGGTGGGGATTATGGTTATCCGCAGCCATTCTCTATCTATCCAAGAGGTCCGGGGTCATCAAAGGTTGGAATGATCTTCGACAGCCTGGTAGAAAGAGATGAGGTTGGTATCATTCCCTGGCTGGCTGAGAGTTGGGAAATAAATTCAGATGGAACAGAATATACATTCTATCTCCGTGAAGATGTAAGCTGGAATGACGGAGAGCCATTCACAGCTAATGACGTCAAATTTACTTTTGATTATGAGCAGGAATATGTGCCCATCTCAGGCGGAATGGAAACAGGTGTTGTAGACAGCGTTCAGGTAGTGGACAACAATACTGTCAAATTCATACTAACTCAACCGGTTTGCACATTCCTTTACAAGATGACCGGTTTTAAGATCATACCTCAGCACATATACAAAGATGTAACAGATCCTGCCAGTTTCCTTGATCCGGAAGCAGTTACAGGTACCGGACCTTTCCTTCTTGAAGAATACAACCTGGAACATGGAACGTACAGGTTTGTAACAAACGAGAACTTCTGGGGACCTGACACAGCAGTTGAAGCAGTTGAATTCATTCCAGTCAGTGATGAGTTAGTTTCTTTTGAACAGGGTGAGATCGATTTCACAAGTGTATCACCAGATACTCTTGACCGCTTTACTTCAGATTCTGATATCAGAGTTGTACAGCAGCCTGCTTTCTGGGGATACCAGTTCTACTTCAACATGAACAAATGTACAGAGCTTAATGAGAAAAAGATCAGACAGGCATTTGTTTATGCTATCGACCGCGAAGAACTTGTAGAAAAGATAGGAAGAGGTGCAGGAAAACCTGGTGAAATGGGCATACTTCCTGAAGATCACATATGGTACAATTCTGACCAAACAGCATATGAATACGATCCGGTAAAAGCCGGAGAATTGCTTGAAGAGGCCGGATGGACTGATACAGACGGTGACGGGATACGCGATAAGGATGGGGAAAAACTGTCATATGTATTGTCACTTGGAAGCAGTGAAGTCCGTATTGGAGAACTTATAAAAGAGAGACTCAGTGAAGTTGGGATCGATGTTCAGTTACAGGCTCTTGAAAGTAAATCCCGTGATGCAAACCTGAAAACCGGAGACTTTGAGCTTGCCATAAGCGGCTTTGGAGGCTGGGGTAAAGATGCAGATTATCTCCGTACAAGGTACTGTGATGAAACTTCAGAAACAAATAGTGTATCATCAGCTGCATCCGTTTTTGGTTATCACAACGACACCCTGAATGCTCTTGGAGCACAGGAATTACAGGAACTTGATGACGAGGAACGCAAAGAGATAGTCTACGAAATGCAGACCGTGCTTGCTGAGGACATACCTGCAATACCACTCTATTATACCACAAGCTATGATGCATGGCACATTTCAAAATATGACGGCTGGATAAATATGTACGACCATCATGCAAGAACTCACAGCATTCTTTCATATATACAGAGGGATGGAATTGCAGCAAAAAGATAA
- a CDS encoding M1 family metallopeptidase encodes MERIYRYYPEDFGELNVKVIHMDLVFDVFDDHTKVTSDLKLSTLDKTIDKLELNCKKLEILSVSCRDYDIDHEYRIKDDILLIKFRKAVPENTEIVISTETICRPTDNILEGLYYDETPAGAPPQQITQCQQWGFQRIVPCIDDMTAKCTYTTTIIADERYTNLITNGDIITERHSVGNGRDMIVYDNSVTPMATYLFFLGVGTYDTFKKEFEYPDGDTFDLELLVPPGSDPVIAGRSLDVLYDSIMWMYLFTGPEQYNQPEKRKEIMDMVKERDLLKNEGESSKKLEKIREELKKAVTTIKPGYRYTGTVYREIGMQNSNFGGMENVGNTTISTNRIMPFPEMTDTAFEYLMRVKVHEFYHNLNGSEVTGWSPFEIWLNEAVTVHIERMYHAYHFGEEYSRLGEVLTLLAPGSGTFALDRGAASMPIIPDGFNDPDDLISSVTYVKAPEFVNMIQTMMGKETFVKALDSYHCKFKHSNATSWEWLDEMEKASGMDIKDMANIWLKQTQFPVLHVNSSYSEGERKCTLSFKQEVPEGKSFWELPICAALVDENGNDLAEVMERMKAEEQEIVIENVDKPAFLSLNRNYSFFGKIVHDATIDELILQAKTDSDLINRFLAFYRIVDSEKMKLIKDSNAVPSEEFTDLFHELIMDLDLMEKAGAQFLTIFESVEDDKFSHSYQLLYEVKQKLLKAIASKHEESLMSLYEACNAKIIDSFDYLEEQVHAIKCRQVKNKCLSILSTLDTPAIHKIIKKQFETAQNATDKLTAFSLYLDSSASDKIELMQDYQKEAEKNPVSWEAYLRVIGGSSGDDVTDLIRQVEKSETFRIEQANDQRALFASFAFNRKKSLQTEKGRELLNEIIPKLAPVNEYNTVTILNVLGNIDRMEDEYHVPLVEMMLGFLNKLDPENNPSVYNRIRKILLNTPNAVAKYEEINGKVDLS; translated from the coding sequence ATGGAAAGAATATACAGATATTATCCTGAAGATTTTGGGGAACTGAATGTAAAAGTCATACATATGGACCTTGTTTTCGATGTTTTTGATGATCATACGAAGGTGACATCAGACCTTAAATTAAGTACACTGGACAAAACCATTGACAAACTCGAGCTGAACTGCAAGAAACTTGAGATACTGTCGGTAAGCTGCAGGGATTATGACATTGATCATGAATACAGGATAAAGGACGATATCCTTCTTATAAAATTCAGGAAAGCGGTACCTGAAAACACTGAGATTGTCATCAGTACTGAAACTATCTGCAGGCCAACGGATAACATACTGGAAGGTCTTTATTACGATGAAACTCCGGCAGGTGCTCCGCCACAACAGATTACCCAGTGCCAGCAGTGGGGATTCCAGAGGATTGTGCCATGTATCGACGACATGACCGCAAAGTGCACTTATACTACCACCATCATTGCTGATGAGAGATATACAAACCTCATCACCAACGGAGATATCATAACAGAAAGGCACTCTGTCGGAAACGGCAGGGACATGATAGTCTATGACAACTCTGTAACTCCAATGGCAACCTATCTTTTCTTCCTTGGTGTAGGCACATATGACACGTTCAAAAAAGAGTTTGAATACCCGGATGGCGATACCTTTGATCTGGAACTGCTTGTACCTCCTGGCTCTGACCCTGTAATTGCCGGAAGGTCACTTGATGTCCTTTACGATTCAATTATGTGGATGTATCTCTTCACAGGCCCTGAACAATACAACCAGCCTGAAAAGCGCAAAGAGATCATGGATATGGTCAAGGAGAGAGATCTTCTTAAAAACGAAGGAGAATCCAGCAAGAAACTGGAAAAGATCAGGGAAGAACTGAAAAAGGCAGTTACAACTATTAAACCCGGATACAGGTACACTGGTACTGTCTACAGGGAAATCGGAATGCAGAACTCCAATTTTGGCGGAATGGAAAACGTTGGAAATACCACGATCAGTACCAATCGTATAATGCCGTTCCCTGAGATGACAGACACTGCTTTTGAGTATCTCATGAGAGTTAAGGTGCATGAGTTTTACCACAACCTGAACGGCTCTGAGGTTACAGGATGGAGTCCTTTTGAGATATGGCTTAATGAAGCGGTTACCGTTCACATTGAAAGGATGTATCATGCATACCATTTTGGTGAGGAATACAGCCGTCTTGGCGAAGTGCTTACCCTTCTTGCACCGGGTTCCGGAACCTTTGCACTTGACAGGGGAGCAGCTTCAATGCCAATTATTCCGGATGGTTTCAATGACCCGGACGACCTCATCAGTTCAGTTACATACGTAAAAGCTCCTGAATTTGTGAATATGATACAGACCATGATGGGAAAGGAGACTTTTGTAAAAGCACTGGATTCCTACCACTGCAAGTTCAAACACTCAAATGCCACAAGCTGGGAATGGCTTGATGAGATGGAAAAGGCTTCCGGCATGGATATCAAGGATATGGCAAATATATGGCTGAAACAAACCCAATTCCCGGTACTTCATGTTAATTCTTCATACAGTGAAGGTGAAAGGAAATGCACTTTATCCTTTAAGCAGGAAGTTCCTGAAGGGAAATCCTTCTGGGAATTGCCAATATGTGCAGCCCTTGTGGATGAGAATGGTAATGACCTTGCGGAAGTCATGGAACGTATGAAAGCCGAGGAACAGGAAATTGTGATTGAAAATGTTGACAAACCTGCATTCCTGTCGCTGAACCGTAACTATTCATTCTTTGGAAAAATCGTCCATGATGCAACTATCGATGAATTGATACTACAGGCTAAAACTGACTCAGACCTCATTAACAGGTTCCTTGCATTTTACAGGATAGTGGATTCTGAAAAGATGAAACTTATCAAGGATAGCAACGCAGTGCCATCAGAAGAATTCACAGATTTGTTCCATGAACTCATTATGGACCTTGATCTGATGGAAAAGGCAGGTGCACAATTCCTGACGATCTTTGAATCCGTGGAAGATGATAAGTTCTCACACAGCTACCAGCTGCTATACGAGGTTAAACAGAAACTACTCAAAGCAATAGCAAGCAAACATGAAGAGAGCCTTATGTCATTATACGAGGCTTGTAATGCAAAGATAATTGATAGTTTTGATTACCTTGAAGAGCAGGTTCATGCTATTAAGTGCAGACAGGTTAAGAATAAATGCCTGTCCATTCTTTCAACACTGGATACTCCGGCTATTCATAAGATTATCAAAAAGCAGTTTGAAACTGCACAAAACGCCACTGATAAGTTAACCGCTTTCAGCCTTTACCTTGACAGTTCTGCATCGGATAAGATAGAGCTTATGCAGGATTACCAGAAAGAAGCTGAAAAGAATCCGGTCAGCTGGGAAGCTTACCTGAGAGTTATCGGAGGAAGTAGCGGTGACGATGTAACCGATCTGATTAGGCAGGTTGAAAAGTCAGAAACTTTCAGGATTGAGCAGGCAAATGACCAGAGAGCACTCTTTGCAAGTTTCGCATTTAACAGGAAGAAGTCTCTGCAAACTGAAAAGGGCAGAGAACTTCTAAATGAGATTATTCCAAAACTAGCTCCGGTGAATGAATATAATACTGTTACCATTCTCAATGTGCTTGGTAACATCGACAGGATGGAAGATGAATATCATGTACCACTTGTGGAAATGATGCTCGGTTTCCTGAACAAGCTCGACCCTGAAAACAATCCGAGCGTGTATAACAGGATAAGGAAGATATTGCTCAATACTCCAAATGCTGTAGCTAAGTATGAGGAAATTAACGGGAAAGTTGACCTGAGTTAA
- a CDS encoding transposase — translation MDVVCVDSSFIETKKRGRPTRLEYESYRKRGTIERFFAWLKIGFRKIASRYERLNVVFKGLLDIAYFLLCLKKFQEAF, via the coding sequence ATGGATGTTGTATGTGTTGATAGTAGCTTCATTGAAACAAAAAAAAGGGGAAGACCTACAAGACTTGAGTATGAGTCTTATAGGAAAAGAGGGACAATTGAACGATTCTTTGCATGGTTGAAAATAGGATTCAGGAAAATAGCAAGTAGATATGAAAGGCTTAATGTTGTTTTCAAAGGACTATTGGATATTGCATATTTTCTACTATGCTTGAAAAAGTTTCAAGAGGCGTTTTGA
- a CDS encoding LysE family transporter, whose translation MIIIIELIQAFVLGFTVGISAALIPGPMMFATISISLREGRRTGLMVFIGHALVESALFLLIFAGAASFLGESAMAYISVTGGLIMILFGLVLIKSARKVSTIDISTLSNKQELASNPVSAGLITSALNPSLVIWWLTAGSAILLQEYLIGIMAVIAFILGHWIADLGFLIAVSTSSSRGKELFSEKTHERILYFCGAFMAVFGLWFLANYNNMSAFV comes from the coding sequence GTGATAATCATTATAGAACTGATACAGGCTTTTGTCCTTGGATTCACAGTTGGAATTTCCGCAGCCCTTATCCCGGGACCCATGATGTTCGCAACCATTAGCATATCCCTCAGGGAGGGGAGAAGAACAGGTCTGATGGTGTTCATTGGACACGCTCTGGTAGAATCAGCTCTTTTCCTGCTCATCTTTGCAGGAGCAGCATCTTTTCTGGGAGAAAGTGCAATGGCATATATCTCCGTGACCGGAGGGCTTATCATGATACTTTTCGGACTTGTACTGATAAAAAGCGCAAGAAAGGTGTCAACAATAGATATTTCCACATTATCAAATAAACAGGAACTGGCATCTAATCCCGTATCTGCCGGACTTATAACCTCTGCTTTGAACCCCTCACTTGTCATATGGTGGCTCACAGCAGGAAGTGCAATTCTCCTGCAGGAATACCTGATAGGCATCATGGCAGTTATTGCATTCATACTTGGCCACTGGATAGCAGACCTTGGATTCCTTATAGCAGTCTCAACATCCTCTTCCAGGGGTAAAGAGCTGTTCTCAGAAAAAACACATGAAAGGATACTGTATTTCTGTGGAGCTTTTATGGCGGTTTTTGGTCTGTGGTTCCTTGCCAATTACAATAACATGTCTGCATTTGTCTGA
- a CDS encoding FKBP-type peptidyl-prolyl cis-trans isomerase, which translates to MAIKDGDTIKISYTGTLDDGTVFDSSENHDAPLEFTVGSGQVISGFDEAVKGMEVGEEKTFRIEAADAYGEPNPAMTQTVPKSMLQCDTEITAGMTIVVGTADGQQMPARISEVTDETLTLDMNHPLAGKALTFSIKIVEA; encoded by the coding sequence TTGGCAATAAAAGACGGAGATACAATAAAAATTTCATATACCGGCACACTTGATGACGGTACTGTTTTTGATAGTTCTGAAAACCACGATGCACCTCTGGAATTTACCGTAGGTTCAGGTCAGGTCATTTCAGGTTTTGATGAGGCTGTTAAGGGAATGGAAGTTGGGGAAGAGAAGACATTCAGGATCGAAGCTGCAGATGCATACGGTGAACCAAATCCTGCTATGACACAGACAGTTCCAAAATCCATGCTTCAGTGTGACACCGAGATAACAGCAGGTATGACGATTGTGGTGGGTACTGCTGATGGTCAGCAGATGCCTGCAAGAATAAGTGAAGTGACAGACGAGACACTCACACTTGACATGAATCATCCTCTTGCTGGAAAGGCACTTACTTTCAGCATCAAAATTGTTGAAGCATAA
- a CDS encoding DEAD/DEAH box helicase — protein sequence MDISRLIEKIKSSRRYEGQITHIEDVPARDASYKELEMNPLIRYALNQKGIQQLYEHQAEAVERTRNRENIVLSTSTASGKSLCYMLPVFESMLQEPHATALYISPLNALVNDQLDTFRELSQTMTLNIKIDRFVGSMSKAEKDAVKHGNTKIIFTNPEMLHLSFLQWKQQWRQFLSNLNYIIIDESHSYSGVMGSHMANLLRRLNRICENYGANPLYICCTATIGNPVEHSSTLTGRKMTLIDNDSSGQGAQKFIFWNPPLYSNSRNFTQRKASFGETVDLFTTFVQSDLQTIVFARSRQKVERMYVQARNTLAERGVDKTISPYRGGYHGNEREDIEKGLASGEIEGVISTNALELGIDIGGLDACIMDGFPGTIMSARQQAGRAGRGGRESIVTLVADSNALDQYYMRNPDDFFRRDCEEAVINVSNRYIQAGHLLCAARELPLKPEDKEHFGPEFDTIVQVLEEEGLLEGEFEKRSRDPAPHMKISIRNIENDSYTIIDKTTGKPLEKDIERLRAYREAFEGAVYINKGKPYCVTKLDHDKKEIHVEQASDGYYTRAMVDSDIVVREVVETKDLSTCPEVKVGFGDVDVTQQVTGYRKIQQRSDTELGQHSLDMPQFSLETEAIWLELPYSFTELVNEHECDLAGGIHAIEHAIIAMYPLHLLADRNDVGGVSTPSHPDISGNSGIFVYDGHPGGVGYAESGYGRISEMLEVTLKSIESCPCYDGCPSCIQSPKCGNNNNPLDKDAAIMILRKMLGKPAYIPQKKKVVKKVERPVKDETYVPVQRDPKDRPFDHTAALNRARRKLRQRDRKNADEWIQEGIKAGKEKDHELAFECFSAALQLQPSNATALMNKGMTCLRLGQNQMALTIFNKLISRGYGKSVVWKHKGIALHRLGDFVGAVEMFDEALKEKPDDAKLKELREKSASKITK from the coding sequence ATGGATATTTCCCGGCTGATAGAAAAAATAAAATCATCAAGAAGGTATGAGGGACAAATTACACACATAGAAGATGTCCCCGCCAGAGATGCATCTTACAAAGAGCTGGAAATGAATCCATTAATAAGATATGCTTTGAATCAAAAAGGAATTCAGCAGTTATACGAACATCAGGCAGAAGCTGTTGAGAGGACAAGAAATCGGGAGAATATTGTCCTTTCCACCAGTACTGCAAGCGGAAAATCATTATGCTATATGCTCCCTGTTTTTGAAAGCATGTTGCAGGAACCACACGCAACTGCACTATACATATCACCCCTGAACGCTCTTGTGAACGATCAGCTTGATACTTTCAGGGAACTGAGCCAGACAATGACTTTGAATATCAAAATTGATCGTTTTGTAGGTTCAATGAGCAAAGCTGAAAAAGATGCTGTGAAGCATGGAAACACAAAAATAATATTCACAAACCCGGAAATGCTACACCTGAGCTTCCTGCAATGGAAACAGCAATGGAGGCAGTTTCTTTCCAATCTTAATTATATCATCATTGATGAAAGCCATTCATACAGTGGTGTCATGGGAAGTCATATGGCAAACCTCCTGAGAAGACTTAACCGCATATGTGAGAACTATGGTGCCAATCCTCTTTACATCTGCTGTACAGCTACAATTGGAAATCCGGTAGAACACAGCTCCACCCTGACTGGCAGGAAAATGACGCTTATCGACAACGACAGTTCGGGCCAGGGTGCACAGAAATTCATATTCTGGAACCCGCCTCTCTACTCAAATTCACGGAACTTCACCCAGAGAAAAGCCAGTTTCGGGGAAACTGTTGACCTTTTTACAACCTTTGTACAGAGCGACCTTCAGACAATTGTCTTTGCAAGGTCCAGACAGAAAGTTGAAAGAATGTACGTACAGGCCAGAAATACACTTGCAGAGAGAGGAGTTGATAAAACTATCAGCCCCTATCGTGGGGGCTATCATGGCAATGAACGTGAGGATATCGAAAAAGGACTTGCTTCCGGTGAAATCGAAGGAGTGATCTCAACCAACGCCCTTGAACTTGGAATTGACATCGGCGGGCTGGATGCCTGTATAATGGATGGTTTTCCCGGAACTATTATGAGTGCCAGGCAGCAGGCAGGAAGGGCAGGACGTGGAGGCAGGGAAAGCATAGTAACACTGGTAGCAGATTCCAATGCTCTTGACCAGTATTACATGAGAAATCCGGACGACTTTTTCAGGCGGGATTGTGAGGAAGCTGTCATAAATGTTTCAAACCGCTATATTCAGGCAGGTCATCTGCTCTGTGCAGCAAGAGAACTGCCACTAAAACCAGAAGACAAAGAGCATTTCGGACCGGAATTTGATACCATTGTTCAGGTTCTTGAAGAAGAAGGACTTCTGGAAGGAGAATTCGAGAAGCGTTCACGTGACCCGGCACCACACATGAAAATATCAATAAGGAATATTGAAAATGATAGTTATACCATAATCGATAAAACTACCGGAAAACCACTTGAAAAAGACATCGAAAGGCTAAGAGCGTACAGGGAAGCTTTTGAAGGTGCAGTCTACATCAACAAGGGCAAACCCTATTGTGTCACAAAACTTGACCACGATAAAAAAGAGATTCATGTGGAACAGGCAAGTGATGGTTACTATACCAGAGCCATGGTCGATTCGGATATTGTTGTCAGGGAAGTTGTTGAAACAAAAGACCTGTCCACATGTCCTGAAGTAAAAGTTGGTTTTGGTGATGTTGATGTCACACAACAGGTAACAGGTTACAGAAAGATCCAGCAAAGGTCAGATACTGAACTTGGTCAGCATTCGCTGGATATGCCACAGTTCAGTCTTGAGACAGAAGCCATATGGCTTGAACTTCCATATTCTTTTACCGAACTTGTAAATGAGCATGAATGCGACCTTGCCGGAGGAATTCATGCAATCGAGCACGCTATTATCGCAATGTACCCGTTGCATCTGTTAGCTGACAGAAATGATGTTGGCGGTGTTTCAACACCATCACATCCTGATATCTCAGGAAACAGCGGTATTTTTGTATATGACGGACATCCCGGCGGTGTTGGCTATGCTGAAAGTGGTTATGGAAGGATTTCTGAGATGCTTGAGGTCACACTGAAATCCATAGAGAGCTGTCCCTGTTATGATGGATGTCCATCCTGTATCCAGTCTCCAAAATGCGGGAACAACAACAATCCGCTCGATAAGGATGCTGCAATAATGATCCTGAGAAAGATGCTCGGCAAACCAGCATATATCCCTCAGAAGAAGAAAGTGGTAAAAAAGGTTGAAAGGCCGGTAAAGGATGAAACTTACGTACCTGTGCAGAGAGACCCAAAGGACAGACCATTTGACCATACTGCTGCACTGAACAGGGCAAGAAGAAAACTCAGGCAACGTGACCGTAAGAATGCTGATGAGTGGATCCAGGAAGGCATCAAGGCCGGAAAGGAAAAAGACCATGAACTTGCCTTTGAGTGTTTCTCGGCTGCCCTGCAACTCCAGCCTTCAAATGCAACGGCACTGATGAATAAAGGTATGACATGCCTGCGACTGGGACAGAACCAGATGGCTTTGACTATTTTCAACAAACTCATAAGCCGTGGATATGGAAAAAGTGTTGTATGGAAGCACAAGGGAATAGCTTTGCACCGTCTTGGTGATTTTGTGGGTGCAGTAGAGATGTTCGATGAAGCATTGAAAGAAAAGCCTGATGATGCTAAACTGAAAGAACTCAGGGAAAAGTCTGCTTCTAAAATTACAAAATAA
- a CDS encoding pyruvoyl-dependent arginine decarboxylase — translation MVPKKCFLTKGVGVHKDKLASFELALREALIQKYNLVTVSSILPPNCRLVSREEGIKNLPAGEIVHCVLARNETNEPCRLIAAAVGTAVPVNENNYGYISEHHSFGEDEETAGEYAEDIAATMLATTLGIEFDSNSAWHEREQVYKASGHIIDTTHYCQTAYGDKDGKWTTVIAAMVFIE, via the coding sequence ATGGTTCCAAAAAAATGCTTTTTGACAAAAGGTGTGGGTGTTCATAAGGATAAACTGGCATCTTTTGAACTGGCACTGCGCGAGGCGCTTATTCAGAAATATAATCTTGTTACCGTTTCCAGCATACTTCCTCCGAATTGTAGATTAGTATCTCGTGAAGAAGGGATTAAAAATCTTCCTGCGGGTGAGATCGTACATTGTGTTCTTGCACGTAATGAAACAAATGAACCATGCAGGCTTATAGCAGCGGCAGTTGGCACTGCAGTTCCTGTAAATGAAAATAATTATGGTTACATCTCCGAGCATCATTCTTTCGGTGAGGATGAAGAAACAGCCGGAGAATATGCCGAAGATATTGCAGCAACAATGCTTGCAACAACTCTTGGAATCGAATTCGATTCAAATAGTGCATGGCATGAAAGGGAACAGGTCTACAAGGCAAGTGGCCATATTATAGACACTACGCACTATTGCCAGACCGCATATGGCGACAAGGATGGTAAATGGACAACTGTTATCGCTGCCATGGTATTTATTGAGTGA
- a CDS encoding GNAT family N-acetyltransferase, whose protein sequence is MQPENTTSVTVRATTIEDVPLIMKLVKALAEFEGLSDHVLATEESLKEGMFGKDKYAEAIVAEIDGKAVGFIVFFHNYSTFVGRPGLYIEDIFVYPEYRGKGVGKKLMAHCGKIAKERNCGRLEWSVLDWNPARKFYEHMGGEHQKEWLLYRLDEKGIKELAERK, encoded by the coding sequence ATGCAACCTGAAAACACAACTTCTGTAACTGTGAGAGCAACAACGATAGAAGATGTCCCCCTTATTATGAAACTTGTAAAAGCACTGGCTGAATTTGAAGGACTGAGTGACCATGTGCTTGCAACTGAAGAGAGTCTCAAAGAAGGAATGTTTGGAAAGGACAAATATGCAGAAGCAATTGTTGCAGAGATTGACGGCAAAGCTGTCGGATTTATTGTATTCTTCCATAATTACTCTACATTTGTAGGAAGACCGGGACTTTACATTGAGGACATATTCGTCTATCCCGAATACCGTGGCAAAGGTGTAGGCAAAAAACTCATGGCGCATTGTGGTAAAATAGCAAAAGAAAGGAACTGTGGAAGACTGGAATGGAGCGTACTTGACTGGAACCCTGCCAGAAAATTCTATGAACACATGGGTGGTGAACACCAAAAAGAGTGGCTTCTGTACAGGCTGGATGAGAAAGGCATCAAAGAACTTGCCGAGAGAAAATAA